Proteins encoded by one window of Pseudobdellovibrionaceae bacterium:
- a CDS encoding serine/threonine protein kinase: protein MIKVSGGGWGVGWRARDDELGRDTALKFLPEVVANDRASVEDLKREVRRAMDLAHPHIVKIHDFVTDGHTAAVSMEYVAGDTLSSLRVDEPGQVFTPEKLAPWVEQLCGALDYAHRSARVVHRDLKPANLMVNQRGELKVLDFGIAASLSESVTRVSAQAGSSGTPVYMSPQQMMGEDPAVTDDVYALGATLYELLTGKPPFYSGNVFMQVQHKVPPT from the coding sequence GTGATCAAGGTGAGCGGGGGGGGGTGGGGGGTGGGGTGGCGGGCGCGGGACGATGAGCTGGGTCGCGACACGGCGTTGAAATTCCTGCCCGAAGTCGTGGCCAACGACCGGGCTTCGGTCGAGGATTTGAAGCGCGAGGTGCGACGGGCGATGGACCTCGCGCATCCGCACATCGTGAAGATCCACGACTTCGTGACCGACGGGCACACGGCGGCGGTGTCGATGGAGTATGTGGCGGGCGACACGTTGTCGTCGCTGCGGGTGGACGAGCCCGGCCAGGTCTTCACTCCGGAGAAACTGGCGCCGTGGGTGGAGCAGTTGTGCGGGGCGCTCGATTACGCGCACCGCTCGGCGCGGGTGGTGCACCGCGACCTGAAGCCGGCGAACCTGATGGTCAACCAACGGGGCGAGCTGAAGGTGCTGGATTTTGGGATCGCGGCATCGTTGAGCGAGAGCGTGACCCGGGTGAGCGCGCAGGCGGGTTCGTCGGGCACGCCGGTTTACATGAGCCCGCAGCAGATGATGGGCGAGGACCCGGCGGTAACGGACGACGTGTATGCGCTGGGGGCGACGCTCTACGAACTGCTGACGGGCAAGCCGCCGTTTTACTCGGGCAACGTATTCATGCAGGTGCAGCACAAGGTGCCGCCGACA
- the rplC gene encoding 50S ribosomal protein L3 → MSETNNETNVVAEETQTQEVQTSDSSASVNLKGFFGFKRGMSAVYSESGERIPVTVLECKPWTITQIKTQEKDGYTAVQISGDPKKAKNSLKSELGHVKKAGLDSAPRHSGEIRQELPEGVAVGQKVTVASFEKGQTVKVTATSKGKGFSGVMKRYGFGGGPASHGSGFHRKPGSIGNREFPGRVQPGKKMAGQHGNKPVTVKGLEVVDVIPEKNVLLLKGSVPGATNSLVKIVKL, encoded by the coding sequence ATGTCAGAAACTAACAATGAAACAAATGTAGTAGCTGAAGAGACTCAAACACAAGAAGTCCAAACTTCTGATTCTTCTGCTTCAGTAAATTTAAAAGGTTTTTTTGGATTTAAAAGAGGAATGTCTGCTGTGTATAGCGAAAGCGGCGAGAGAATTCCTGTGACTGTTCTAGAGTGCAAACCTTGGACAATCACTCAAATCAAAACTCAAGAAAAAGATGGTTACACAGCAGTGCAAATCTCTGGTGACCCTAAGAAAGCCAAAAACAGCTTAAAGTCTGAACTAGGTCATGTGAAAAAAGCAGGACTTGATTCTGCTCCTAGACATTCTGGTGAAATCCGCCAAGAGCTTCCTGAAGGTGTAGCAGTGGGACAAAAAGTCACTGTAGCCTCTTTTGAAAAAGGTCAGACAGTAAAAGTGACTGCGACTTCAAAAGGTAAAGGTTTTTCTGGTGTGATGAAACGTTACGGTTTTGGTGGTGGTCCTGCCTCTCACGGATCTGGCTTCCACAGAAAACCAGGTTCTATCGGTAACCGTGAATTTCCAGGTCGCGTACAGCCTGGTAAAAAAATGGCAGGTCAACATGGGAATAAACCAGTGACTGTTAAAGGCTTGGAAGTTGTTGATGTAATTCCTGAGAAGAATGTTCTTTTATTAAAAGGTTCTGTACCAGGTGCAACTAACAGTTTAGTTAAAATCGTGAAGCTGTAG
- the rpsJ gene encoding 30S ribosomal protein S10: MQSQKIRIRLKSFDHKLLDQSTKEIVDTAQRTGAKVTGPIPLPTRINKYTVLRSPHVDKKSREQFEIRTHKRLLDILEPTQQTVDQLMKLDLSAGVHVEIKLSKVEK; encoded by the coding sequence GTGCAAAGTCAGAAAATCAGAATCCGTTTAAAGTCTTTTGATCATAAGTTACTTGATCAATCTACGAAAGAGATCGTAGATACGGCACAAAGAACAGGAGCTAAGGTTACAGGTCCAATTCCTCTACCAACAAGAATCAATAAGTACACAGTGCTTAGATCTCCTCACGTAGATAAAAAATCTCGCGAACAATTTGAGATCCGCACTCATAAGAGACTATTAGATATTCTTGAGCCTACACAACAAACAGTGGATCAATTGATGAAATTAGATCTATCTGCGGGTGTACATGTTGAAATCAAACTAAGCAAAGTTGAGAAGTAG